DNA sequence from the Raineyella sp. LH-20 genome:
TTCAAATCCCGTCTCCACCTCGGGCGGTTGGCGCAGCGGTAGCGCGCTTCCCTGACACGGAAGAGGTCGCTGGTTCGAACCCAGTACCGCCCACCATGCTGCAGGAGCCCCCCGGACGTCCCGGGGGGCTCTTCTCTTGTGCGGGCTCGACCTCACCGCTGACGGACGAACCGGCTCCCGCGGCGCGACACCGGACGCTCGGCCTCAGGTCTCCCGCGAGGTCGTCCGGGCGGCCGGCCAGCACCCGGTCAGACGAGCCGTTCGGGTTGCCGGCCGTTGCCGACGGCGTGCAGATAGCGCAGGATCTGGCCGTACGACTCGATCATCCCGACCTTGACGTAGGGCATGTCGATCTCGTGGCAGTACTCCTCGACGATCGGCTGGGCGTCTTTCAGATGAGCCCGCGGCATCGACGGGAACAGGTGATGCTCGACCTGGTAGTTGAGACCGCCCATGAAGAAGTCGACCAGGGGTGAGCCGATGATGTTGCGGGATGTCGGCACCTGCTTCTGCAGGTGGTCGCGCCTGGTCTGCTGCCCCTCGGGCATCTCCATTCCCTTATGGTTCGGTGCGAAGACCGACGCCAGCAGGAAGCCCCAGATGCCCTGGTGGACGACGATGAAGGCGAGCACCTGCGGCGGTGAGAGGAGCCACACCAGCAGGCCCAGATACAGCGACCAGTGCAGCGCCAGCAACGCCCCCTCCACCGCGCGGGTTCCGCGGGGCCGGCGCACCAGCCAGCCGATGGCCTCGACCTGCAGCAGCCACCCCTGGAAGGTGAGCAGGGGGAAGAACAGGGCGGCCTGGTGGCGCGACACCCACAAGCCGAGCCCAGTCTTCTTCGCGTGCTGGCGCTCCGACCAGGTGATGATGCCCTCGGCCACGTCGGGATCGAGACCCTCGTGGTTCGGGTTCGCGTGATGGCGGTCGTGCTTGTCGTTCCAGTAGCCGAAGCTGACACCGAGCAGAATGTTCGCCGCCACCAGGCCGACCCGATCGCTCACGGAGCGTGGGCCTGGTAGCTGCCGGTGGCCCGCATCATGGACGACGAAGCTGACCTGTCCCCAGGTGATCGCGAGCAGCGGGGCCAGCAGCAGCGTCCACCAGCTACCCGCCAGCAGGGCCAGGCCGGCGACGACGGCGGCGAGGACCATCACCAGGGCGACGCCGGTGACCAGGTAGTAGCGGGTCGTCCCGGCCATCAGGCCACGGGCCTTGATCCGCTTGATCAGGGGTCGGAAGGAGCTCTGCCGAAGCCCGTCCGGAGGAGGGACGGGGGCCGTTGCCGGTCCGACCGGTGCTTCCAGGTGTGTCGTCATACATCGAGTCTCGGCTCCTGGGCCGGGGCGAGCACTGGGGGCAGCACCCGGATCACCAGGGGTGCTGGCACCCCTGTCACCACGAACGGGGCCGTCCGCCCTGGACGGCGCGAGATGATGGAGCAATGAAGCGGCGACTGCAACTGACCCTGGTGGCGCTGATCGCCGCGCTGCTCTCGGTGGTCTGCCTGATCCCCGGGGTGGTCGTCCTGGTCAGCCTGCCGCTCACTGTGTTGTGGGTGGGCATCCCGCTGCTGATCGGTGCCGTCTGGGTCGGTCGCCGGCTCCTCAACGCCCACCGCAGCGGTGCGGGCTACGTGCTCGGCCGTGACGTGGCGCGTCCTTACCGCTCCGAGAGGCCGCAGCACCGCGGGTTCTTCGTGGTCGTCCGTGCGCTGCTGACCGACGAGGCGACCTGGCGCGACCTGCTGTGGATCGGTGTCAACGCCACCGCCGGGCTGTCCCTGGTGCTGCTTCCTCCGGTGTTCCTCGCCGGTGCGGCGGCCGCCGTTCTGCTGCCCCTCGTGGCGCTGACGCCGTGGGTGGTCCCTCTCGCCGACTGGTGGCTGCAGGGCCTGGTCGGCTGGCTCCTGGCCGCGGGCCTGCTGACGGCATGGTGGTACGCGACACCGCCATTGGTCCGAGCCTGGGCCACGATCACCAACGCCATGCTCGGACCGTCGCGGACCGCCGTCCTCAGCAGCCGGGTGGCCGCCCTGACCACCAGCCGGGCCGACAGCGTCGACTCCGCGGCCCAGGAGATCCGCCGGATCGAGCGGGACCTGCACGACGGGGTCCAGGTCCGCCTGGTCAGTCTGGGGATGACCGTCGGCCTGGCGGAGGAGCTGATCGCCGCCCACCCCGAGCGGGCCCGCCGACTGCTCGAGGAGGCCCAGGACTCGGTGACCGCCACACTGCAGGACTTGCGGCGCCTGGTCCACGGGATCCATCCGCCGGTGCTGGCTGACCGCGGTCTGGTCGGCGCGGTCCGCGCGCTGGCCCTCGACCTGCCGCTGGACATCGACGTACGCGTCCGCGGATTCGGTGCCGACGAGTCGGCCAGACTGCCCGCTCCGGTGGAGGCCTGCGCCTACTTCGTCATCTCCGAGGCGCTCGCCAACGTCGTCAAACACTCCGGCGCCGACCGCGGCGACATCGCGTTGGAGCTGGGGCCCGGCACCCTGCGCGGGGTGATACGTGACGACGGACGAGGCGGCGCCGAGGAGAGCCGGGGCAGCGGACTCAGTGGCATCCGCCGCCGGCTGGCTACCTTCGATGGGACACTGGCGGTGACCAGCCCACTGGGTGGGCCCACCATCCTCACCATGGAGCTGCCGTGCGTGCCTTAGTCGCCGAAGATCATGCGCTCCTCCGGGCCGGACTGATCCAGTTGCTCGAGGCCCATGACATCGAGGTGGTCGAGGCCGTCGCGGACGAACCGTCGCTGGTCCGGGCGCTCGGGCGTCCCGACATCGACGTGGCCATCCTGGACGTACGCCTTCCACCGACCGGGACCGACGAGGGCCTGCGGGCGGCCGTGCAGGCCCGCCGCCGCCGTCCGGGCCTGCCGATCCTGGTGTTGAGCCAGTACGTCGAACAGCTGTACGCCCGGGAACTGCTCGCCTCGGAGGAGGGCGCCGTCGGCTACCTGCTCAAGGACCGGGTCGCCAACGTCCACCAGTTCATCAGCTCCGTACGTCAGGTCGCCGCCGGTGGCACCGTGATGGATCCCGAGGTGGTCGCCCAGCTGCTGCGGCGTCGTGGCGCCCCGCTCGCCGCCCTCACCCCACGGGAACGTGAGGTGCTGGAGCACATGGCGCAGGGCCGTTCGAACGCCGCGATCGGGGACGCCATGTCGATCACCGAGAGGGCGGTCGGCAAGCACATCGCGAACATCTTCGCCAAGCTCGACCTGGTCTCCTCCGACGATGACAACCGCCGGGTGCTGGCGGTGCTGGCCTACCTGCAGCGCTGAGCGCGGGCGGTCGCGCCCCACGGCGGGACCGACCGGGCCACCCTCGGGGCCGGACCCGGCGAGCTGCAACACAACCCCCATCGACCCGTAACGCGGGTGTCACAGATGGTCACCAGACTGAGGGGCAGGCCGGTCGGTCAGTCACAGGAGGCTTCCGATGACGCACTCGGTGCTCGCCCTCGTCCACGGTGTCACCACCGGTCACGAAACCGCCCACCTGGGCACCCTGGGCCCCGCTTTCGAACGGCGCGGGCTCGGAGTGCGGATCGCGTCCTTCACCGCTGCCGAGCATCCGCCCCGGCTCGATCACGGCATCCGGATGCTGGTGGTGATGGGATCACTCGACTCGGTCCTCGATCGGGACGTGCCCTGGCTGGACCGCGAGTCCCGCTACATCGCCGAGGCCGTCGGCCGGGGTGTCCCGGTGCTCGGCGTGTGTTTCGGTGCGCAGCTGCTGTCGCGGATCCTCGGCGGACGCGTCGTGCGTGCCGAGAGGCCAGAGACCGGCCTGGTCCCGGTCGAATCCATTGACACCGAGCAGATCCCGGGCGGTCGGTGGTACTCCTTCCACCACGACCAGATCATCGCCCCGTGCGATGCGCAGGTGCTGGCCACCAGCGCCGAATGCGTCCAGGCCTTCCGGCACGGGCCGCATCTGGGCGTCCAGTTCCATCCCGAAGTGACGCCGCGGACCCTCGACAGCTGGCGCGACGGATTCGTCGGCCGCGCGGGCGGGCCGGGGGAGGAGGCCGGCCGGCTGCTGGTGGAGCACTCGCGCGAGGTGACCGCCGAGGCACCCGCACTGGCCCGGCAGGCCGAGCAGTTGGTCCGTGGCTTCGTCCGCCACGCCAGGCTGGCGGCCGCCGCCTGACCCCTCGCCGTCCCCTCTCGTGCCGGAAGTCCCTCCGACCGGCCTGTCCGCTGGGATCCTCCGGCGGCCCGGCGCGGTAGGCTCGGGGACCGACGCCACCGGCGTCCCCGACCATGAGCCTGCCCGGCCGCATACCCGGTATGTGTGCGACATCCGGGCGGGGAGAGAGGAAACCGCCGTGTCCATCACTGTGTCCCTGGTCCGGTCGTCCGACACCTCGAGCGAGGTCCTCGACGACGGCACCACGGGTCTGGACCTGTTCGGCGAGGATCGTACGATCGTCGCCTGCCGCGTCAACGGGGAGATCAAGGATCTCCACCTCCCCGTCCCCGACGGGGCGACCGTCGAACCGGTCCTGATCGGCAGCCCCGACGGGCTCAACATCCTGCGCCACTCCTGCGCGCACATCGCCGCCCAGGCCGTGCAGAACCTGCACGAGGAGGCCAAGCTGGGCATCGGCCCGCCGATCACCGACGGTTTCTACTACGACTTCCTGGTAGACGAGCCGTTCACCCCCGAGGACCTGAAGGCCCTCGAGAAGCAGATGCAGCGGATCATCAAGGAGAAGCAGCGCTTCCACCGTCGGGTCGTCACCGACGAGGAGGCCCGTACGGAGCTCGCCGACGAGCCGTTCAAGCTGGAACTGATCACCGACAAGGGGTCGGCCAGCACCGAGGACGGCTCGGCGACAGAGGTCGGCGCCGGTGAGCTGACCATCTACGAGAACGTCCGCCGCAACGGCGAACGCGCCTGGGAGGACCTGTGCCGCGGCCCGCACGTGCCGCACACCGGCTACGTCCCGGCCTTCGCGCTCACCCGGTCCTCGGCCGCCTACTGGCGGGGTGACCAGAAGAACCAGCAGCTGCAGCGCCTCTACGGCACCGCCTGGCCGTCGCGGGACGAGCTGAAGGACTACCAGACCCGGATGGAGGAGGCCGCCAAGCGCGACCACCGCAAGCTGGGCACCGAGCTCGACCTGTTCTCCTTCCCTGAGGAGATCGGCTCCGGTCTGCCGGTCTTCCACCCCAAGGGCGCGCTGATCAAGATGCAGATGGAGAACTACTCCCGGCAGCGTCACCTGGAGGCCGGTTACTCCTTCGTCTCCACCCCGCACATCACCAAGGGGCACCTGTTCGAGACCTCCAAGCACCTCGACTGGTACGCCGACGGCATGTACCCGCCGATGCGGGTCGACGAGGAGCGCGACGCGGACGGCACGGTGGTCAAGCCGGGCGTCGACTACTACCTCAAGCCGATGAACTGCCCGATGCACAACCTGATCTTCGAGTCGCGCGGGCGCTCCTACCGGGAACTGCCGCTGCGGCTGTTCGAGTTCGGGTCGGTCTACCGCTACGAGAAGTCTGGTGTCGTGCACGGCCTCACCCGGGCCCGCGGCTTCACCCAGGACGACGCCCACATCTACTGCACCCGCGAGCAGATGAAGGACGAGCTGACCCGCCTGCTCACCTTCGTCCTCGACCTGCTCAAGGACTACGGCCTCGACGACTTCTACCTGGAGCTGTCGACCCGTGACCCGGAGAAGTCGGTCGGCGATGACGCCACCTGGGAGGAGGCGACCCGTACGCTCGCCGAGGTCGCCCAGGCCTCCGGCCTGGAGCTCGTCGACGATCCGGGCGGCGCAGCCTTCTACGGCCCGAAGATCTCGGTCCAGGCCAAGGACGCGATCGGACGGACCTGGCAGCTGTCGACGATCCAACTGGACTTCTTCGAGCCGGGGCTGTTCAACCTGGAGTACACCGCGGCCGACGGCTCCCGCCAGCAGCCGGTGATGATCCACCGGGCACTGTTCGGGTCGATCGAGCGGTTCTTCGGCGTGCTGCTGGAGCACTACGCCGGCGCGTTCCCGGTGTGGCTGGCGCCGGTCCAGGTGGTCGGGATCCCGGTCGCCGGTGAGTTCACCGAGTACCTGGAGCAGGTCGCCGACACGCTGCGGGCCCGCGGCGTACGCGTCGAGGTGGACTCCTCCGACGACCGGATGCAGAAGAAGATCCGCAACGCGCAGAAGCAGAAGGTGCCCTACATGCTGATCGCCGGCGGGGAGGACCGGGAGGCCGGTGCCGTCTCGTTCCGCTACCGCGACGGTCGGCAGAAGAACGGTGTCCCGATCGACGAGGCGATCACGGAGATCGTCGACGCGATCGAGCGCAAGGTCCAGGTCTGAGCAGATGGCGGTGCAGCGGGAGCGCCCGGAGGCGCCGGACGGACCGTCGGTCACCGTCGACGCGTCGACGCTGGCCGGCGATCCGGACGTGTTCGATCGCCTGTGGGTGGCGCATCGCCAGGCGTACGTCAGCGGTGACAAGCACCCGCTGGCGGACGCCGGCGACCCCTGCCCGTTCTGCACCGCCCCCCTCGGCTCGGACGAGGACGGGCTGATCGTCCACCGCGGCAGGGTCGCGTACGTCATCCTCAACCTGTACCCGTACAACGCCGGCCACCTGATGGTGTGCCCCTACCGGCACGTGGCCGACTACACCGATCTGACGGTGGAGGAGGTGCTGGAGATCGCCGAGCTGACCCGCACCGCGATGACTGTGCTGCGCTCGGTGAGCCGGCCGCAGGGGTTCAACCTGGGGATGAACCAAGGCGAGGCGGCCGGCGCAGGCATCGCCGCGCACCTGCACCAGCACGTCGTGCCGCGGTGGCGCGGGGACACCAATTTCTTCCCGATCGTGGCGCGGACGAAGGCGATCCCTCAGCTGCTCGGCGAGACCCGTCGGTTGCTCGCCGCAGCCTGGCCCGGTCCGGCGGGACGGACCTGCTGATGCTCGAGCGGTTCCGCCACGGCTGGCGCCGGGTGATGACACCTCCTGCCCGGCTGCTGCTGGCCT
Encoded proteins:
- a CDS encoding acyl-CoA desaturase, translated to MTTHLEAPVGPATAPVPPPDGLRQSSFRPLIKRIKARGLMAGTTRYYLVTGVALVMVLAAVVAGLALLAGSWWTLLLAPLLAITWGQVSFVVHDAGHRQLPGPRSVSDRVGLVAANILLGVSFGYWNDKHDRHHANPNHEGLDPDVAEGIITWSERQHAKKTGLGLWVSRHQAALFFPLLTFQGWLLQVEAIGWLVRRPRGTRAVEGALLALHWSLYLGLLVWLLSPPQVLAFIVVHQGIWGFLLASVFAPNHKGMEMPEGQQTRRDHLQKQVPTSRNIIGSPLVDFFMGGLNYQVEHHLFPSMPRAHLKDAQPIVEEYCHEIDMPYVKVGMIESYGQILRYLHAVGNGRQPERLV
- a CDS encoding sensor histidine kinase, giving the protein MKRRLQLTLVALIAALLSVVCLIPGVVVLVSLPLTVLWVGIPLLIGAVWVGRRLLNAHRSGAGYVLGRDVARPYRSERPQHRGFFVVVRALLTDEATWRDLLWIGVNATAGLSLVLLPPVFLAGAAAAVLLPLVALTPWVVPLADWWLQGLVGWLLAAGLLTAWWYATPPLVRAWATITNAMLGPSRTAVLSSRVAALTTSRADSVDSAAQEIRRIERDLHDGVQVRLVSLGMTVGLAEELIAAHPERARRLLEEAQDSVTATLQDLRRLVHGIHPPVLADRGLVGAVRALALDLPLDIDVRVRGFGADESARLPAPVEACAYFVISEALANVVKHSGADRGDIALELGPGTLRGVIRDDGRGGAEESRGSGLSGIRRRLATFDGTLAVTSPLGGPTILTMELPCVP
- a CDS encoding response regulator transcription factor; this encodes MRALVAEDHALLRAGLIQLLEAHDIEVVEAVADEPSLVRALGRPDIDVAILDVRLPPTGTDEGLRAAVQARRRRPGLPILVLSQYVEQLYARELLASEEGAVGYLLKDRVANVHQFISSVRQVAAGGTVMDPEVVAQLLRRRGAPLAALTPREREVLEHMAQGRSNAAIGDAMSITERAVGKHIANIFAKLDLVSSDDDNRRVLAVLAYLQR
- a CDS encoding type 1 glutamine amidotransferase, with protein sequence MTHSVLALVHGVTTGHETAHLGTLGPAFERRGLGVRIASFTAAEHPPRLDHGIRMLVVMGSLDSVLDRDVPWLDRESRYIAEAVGRGVPVLGVCFGAQLLSRILGGRVVRAERPETGLVPVESIDTEQIPGGRWYSFHHDQIIAPCDAQVLATSAECVQAFRHGPHLGVQFHPEVTPRTLDSWRDGFVGRAGGPGEEAGRLLVEHSREVTAEAPALARQAEQLVRGFVRHARLAAAA
- the thrS gene encoding threonine--tRNA ligase, giving the protein MSITVSLVRSSDTSSEVLDDGTTGLDLFGEDRTIVACRVNGEIKDLHLPVPDGATVEPVLIGSPDGLNILRHSCAHIAAQAVQNLHEEAKLGIGPPITDGFYYDFLVDEPFTPEDLKALEKQMQRIIKEKQRFHRRVVTDEEARTELADEPFKLELITDKGSASTEDGSATEVGAGELTIYENVRRNGERAWEDLCRGPHVPHTGYVPAFALTRSSAAYWRGDQKNQQLQRLYGTAWPSRDELKDYQTRMEEAAKRDHRKLGTELDLFSFPEEIGSGLPVFHPKGALIKMQMENYSRQRHLEAGYSFVSTPHITKGHLFETSKHLDWYADGMYPPMRVDEERDADGTVVKPGVDYYLKPMNCPMHNLIFESRGRSYRELPLRLFEFGSVYRYEKSGVVHGLTRARGFTQDDAHIYCTREQMKDELTRLLTFVLDLLKDYGLDDFYLELSTRDPEKSVGDDATWEEATRTLAEVAQASGLELVDDPGGAAFYGPKISVQAKDAIGRTWQLSTIQLDFFEPGLFNLEYTAADGSRQQPVMIHRALFGSIERFFGVLLEHYAGAFPVWLAPVQVVGIPVAGEFTEYLEQVADTLRARGVRVEVDSSDDRMQKKIRNAQKQKVPYMLIAGGEDREAGAVSFRYRDGRQKNGVPIDEAITEIVDAIERKVQV
- a CDS encoding HIT domain-containing protein — translated: MAVQRERPEAPDGPSVTVDASTLAGDPDVFDRLWVAHRQAYVSGDKHPLADAGDPCPFCTAPLGSDEDGLIVHRGRVAYVILNLYPYNAGHLMVCPYRHVADYTDLTVEEVLEIAELTRTAMTVLRSVSRPQGFNLGMNQGEAAGAGIAAHLHQHVVPRWRGDTNFFPIVARTKAIPQLLGETRRLLAAAWPGPAGRTC